One genomic segment of Epinephelus fuscoguttatus linkage group LG19, E.fuscoguttatus.final_Chr_v1 includes these proteins:
- the pecam1a gene encoding platelet endothelial cell adhesion molecule isoform X2, which translates to MDSRPPNLPLLLLTCLLHFWQCGRGQSSYIIDDVGLTVLPSNTVESGTPVTLHCQVKVSHDNIPNLEHTFQLTQDDSPIHSVTTTKDSVVYELNPARAADSGSYECRVTVKDKSKTSRSQKLDVTGLQTPILYLNKTAPYQGEEFTATCSAPEEKGSLIFRFYQRSRDGALNRIKQPAPSGNTSETTLVLREIGDSFLYCDYEVNLVSGARSSNRSNEIQVIVKGLYISPIMNVLPSREVFEGDVIEVVCKVVSPLRSIEVFLTKDRRVLKQAPVSLNHRFIAEEGDSGKLVCKAEWGNVQKESSLTITVKELYSKPQLTVMPTDIFEGDHFKLTCSVSIHVPEKISNKNMKFSIYKDGVKLTSGDTYSTVAKPIKNGKYTCKAQAATLTHSFVKESQTLVVKAKVPVSKPMLSVVGGTLVLGKHFQLLCQSDNGTLPITYTLHGPNKPYDPMVVRQPGQQAIFNSSPIKKISDLKSFKCHAQNSPNRPPMNETGVQLLHLKIIEPVSVPKLTVLPSMGVVSEGQDVALVCSVDRGSPPISFMWYLTETKSALAFQNSKEQAASFYINNVRREHQGGYYCMSTNAANETKQSPTVMIGVKMAGWKKGLIALVVLCILFILAMILILAFKRRLLMFKRKRTGELSVKSAGTKVERLSLTQAEVNEAANVTPGMIGKSVWSEHTSGSESDDQNSVTAPEKPPEPQYTEVQTRQADPNRALVKVGTDTVYSEVQNSKQGVLEQADGGSLEYAQLNHDTDPHSDHGDHGNHSDHIVQDDHLDEIDDSVHIETADHGE; encoded by the exons CATATATTATAGACGACGTTGGCCTCACAGTCCTGCCCAGCAACACAGTTGAGAGCGGGACGCCGGTGACCCTGCACTGTCAGGTCAAAGTCAGCCACGACAACATCCCTAACCTGGAGCACACTTTCCAGCTCACACAGGATGACAGTCCCATCCACTCCGTAACCACCACAAAAGACTCAGTCGTATATGAGCTCAACCCAGCCAGGGCAGCGGACTCTGGAAGTTATGAGTGTCGGGTCACTGTCAAGGACAAGAGCAAAACCAGCCGCAGCCAAAAACTCGACGTCACAG GCCTGCAGACCCCTATTCTGTATTTGAATAAGACTGCACCCTATCAGGGTGAAGAGTTCACAGCCACCTGCAGTGCTCCGGAGGAGAAAGGATCCCTCATCTTCCGGTTTTACCAGAGATCTAGGGACGGAGcccttaacaggataaagcAGCCAGCGCCTAGTGGGAACACATCTGAGACCACACTGGTCCTGAGAGAGATTGGAGACAGCTTCCTGTACTGTGACTATGAGGTCAATTTGGTTTCTGGGGCCAGGAGCTCCAACCGCAGCAATGAGATTCAAGTGATAGTTAAAG GACTTTACATTTCCCCGATCATGAATGTGCTGCCCTCCAGAGAAGTCTTTGAGGGTGATGTAATAGAAGTGGTCTGCAAAGTGGTGAGTCCACTGAGGAGCATTGAAGTATTCCTGACAAAGGACAGGAGGGTCCTCAAGCAAGCACCGGTCAGCCTCAATCATCGATTCATCGCAGAAGAAGGCGACTCTGGGAAACTCGTGTGCAAAGCAGAGTGGGGCAACGTGCAGAAAGAATCCAGTCTAACTATCACAGTTAAAG AGCTGTATTCAAAGCCACAACTGACTGTGATGCCCACAGACATCTTTGAGGGAGACCACTTCAAACTCACCTGCTCAGTCTCCATTCATGTTCCTGAGAAGAtcagcaataaaaacatgaagttCTCCATCTACAAAGATGGAGTCAAACTCACCAGTGGAGACACATACAGCACTGTGGCAAAACCTATAAAAAATGGCAAATACACCTGTAAAGCCCAGGCTGCTACTCTTACGCACAGCTTTGTAAAAGAAAGCCAAACCCTTGTTGTGAAAGCAAAAG TTCCTGTTTCAAAACCCATGCTGAGTGTGGTGGGGGGTACGCTGGTGTTGGGAAAGCACTTCCAGCTGCTCTGTCAAAGCGACAATGGCACTCTGCCCATCACATACACCCTGCATGGCCCTAACAAGCCGTATGATCCCATGGTGGTGAGACAGCCGGGGCAACAAGCCATCTTTAACTCCTCACCCATTAAAAAGATTTCTGACTTAAAAAGCTTTAAGTGCCATGCGCAAAACAGTCCAAACAGGCCTCCCATGAATGAAACAGGGGTGCAGCTGCTGCATTTAAAGATCATAG AGCCTGTGTCAGTACCAAAGTTGACCGTGCTCCCCAGCATGGGGGTCGTCTCCGAGGGCCAGGACGTGGCTCTTGTCTGCTCTGTTGACAGAGGATCTCCTCCCATCAGCTTCATGTGGTACCTCACTGAGACAAAGAGTGCTCTCGCCTTCCAGAACTCCAAGGAACAGGCAGCATCCTTCTACATCAACAACGTCAGACGTGAGCACCAAGGGGGATACTACTGTATGAGCACCAACGCAGCCAACGAAACCAAACAAAGCCCCACTGTCATGATTGGAG TGAAGATGGCTGGCTGGAAGAAAGGCCTCATCGCTCTTGTGGTCTTATGCATCCTGTTCATACTGGCAATGATCCTCATTTTGGCCTTTAAGAGACGCCTCCTTATGTTCAAGAGGAAAAGAACTGGCGAGCTGTCAGT GAAGTCGGCCGGCACTAAAGTGGAGCGGCTGAGCCTCACCCAGGCGGAGGTCAATGAGGCTGCCAACG tCACCCCAGGCATGATCGGAAAGAGTGTTTGGAGTGAACATACATCAGGCTCTG AGTCTGACGACCAGAATAGTGTGACCGCTCCGGAAAAGCCGCCAGAACCTCAATACACTGAGGTGCAGACCAGACAGGCAGATCCAAACAGAG CTCTGGTGAAAGTGGGCACAGACACGGTGTACAGCGAAGTGCAGAACTCCAAGCAAG GTGTTCTAGAGCAGGCCGATGGT GGGTCATTGGAGTATGCACAGCTGAATCATGACACTGATCCCCACAGTGACCACGGTGACCACGGTAACCATAGTGACCACATTGTCCAGGATGACCACTTAGATGAGATTGACGACAGCGTTCACATCGAAACCGCCGACCATGGGGAATGA
- the pecam1a gene encoding platelet endothelial cell adhesion molecule isoform X3 — protein sequence MDSRPPNLPLLLLTCLLHFWQCGRGQSSYIIDDVGLTVLPSNTVESGTPVTLHCQVKVSHDNIPNLEHTFQLTQDDSPIHSVTTTKDSVVYELNPARAADSGSYECRVTVKDKSKTSRSQKLDVTGLQTPILYLNKTAPYQGEEFTATCSAPEEKGSLIFRFYQRSRDGALNRIKQPAPSGNTSETTLVLREIGDSFLYCDYEVNLVSGARSSNRSNEIQVIVKGLYISPIMNVLPSREVFEGDVIEVVCKVVSPLRSIEVFLTKDRRVLKQAPVSLNHRFIAEEGDSGKLVCKAEWGNVQKESSLTITVKELYSKPQLTVMPTDIFEGDHFKLTCSVSIHVPEKISNKNMKFSIYKDGVKLTSGDTYSTVAKPIKNGKYTCKAQAATLTHSFVKESQTLVVKAKVPVSKPMLSVVGGTLVLGKHFQLLCQSDNGTLPITYTLHGPNKPYDPMVVRQPGQQAIFNSSPIKKISDLKSFKCHAQNSPNRPPMNETGVQLLHLKIIEPVSVPKLTVLPSMGVVSEGQDVALVCSVDRGSPPISFMWYLTETKSALAFQNSKEQAASFYINNVRREHQGGYYCMSTNAANETKQSPTVMIGVKMAGWKKGLIALVVLCILFILAMILILAFKRRLLMFKRKRTGELSVKSAGTKVERLSLTQAEVNEAANVTPGMIGKSVWSEHTSGSESDDQNSVTAPEKPPEPQYTEVQTRQADPNRALVKVGTDTVYSEVQNSKQGVLEQADGRDLSWTDTVQ from the exons CATATATTATAGACGACGTTGGCCTCACAGTCCTGCCCAGCAACACAGTTGAGAGCGGGACGCCGGTGACCCTGCACTGTCAGGTCAAAGTCAGCCACGACAACATCCCTAACCTGGAGCACACTTTCCAGCTCACACAGGATGACAGTCCCATCCACTCCGTAACCACCACAAAAGACTCAGTCGTATATGAGCTCAACCCAGCCAGGGCAGCGGACTCTGGAAGTTATGAGTGTCGGGTCACTGTCAAGGACAAGAGCAAAACCAGCCGCAGCCAAAAACTCGACGTCACAG GCCTGCAGACCCCTATTCTGTATTTGAATAAGACTGCACCCTATCAGGGTGAAGAGTTCACAGCCACCTGCAGTGCTCCGGAGGAGAAAGGATCCCTCATCTTCCGGTTTTACCAGAGATCTAGGGACGGAGcccttaacaggataaagcAGCCAGCGCCTAGTGGGAACACATCTGAGACCACACTGGTCCTGAGAGAGATTGGAGACAGCTTCCTGTACTGTGACTATGAGGTCAATTTGGTTTCTGGGGCCAGGAGCTCCAACCGCAGCAATGAGATTCAAGTGATAGTTAAAG GACTTTACATTTCCCCGATCATGAATGTGCTGCCCTCCAGAGAAGTCTTTGAGGGTGATGTAATAGAAGTGGTCTGCAAAGTGGTGAGTCCACTGAGGAGCATTGAAGTATTCCTGACAAAGGACAGGAGGGTCCTCAAGCAAGCACCGGTCAGCCTCAATCATCGATTCATCGCAGAAGAAGGCGACTCTGGGAAACTCGTGTGCAAAGCAGAGTGGGGCAACGTGCAGAAAGAATCCAGTCTAACTATCACAGTTAAAG AGCTGTATTCAAAGCCACAACTGACTGTGATGCCCACAGACATCTTTGAGGGAGACCACTTCAAACTCACCTGCTCAGTCTCCATTCATGTTCCTGAGAAGAtcagcaataaaaacatgaagttCTCCATCTACAAAGATGGAGTCAAACTCACCAGTGGAGACACATACAGCACTGTGGCAAAACCTATAAAAAATGGCAAATACACCTGTAAAGCCCAGGCTGCTACTCTTACGCACAGCTTTGTAAAAGAAAGCCAAACCCTTGTTGTGAAAGCAAAAG TTCCTGTTTCAAAACCCATGCTGAGTGTGGTGGGGGGTACGCTGGTGTTGGGAAAGCACTTCCAGCTGCTCTGTCAAAGCGACAATGGCACTCTGCCCATCACATACACCCTGCATGGCCCTAACAAGCCGTATGATCCCATGGTGGTGAGACAGCCGGGGCAACAAGCCATCTTTAACTCCTCACCCATTAAAAAGATTTCTGACTTAAAAAGCTTTAAGTGCCATGCGCAAAACAGTCCAAACAGGCCTCCCATGAATGAAACAGGGGTGCAGCTGCTGCATTTAAAGATCATAG AGCCTGTGTCAGTACCAAAGTTGACCGTGCTCCCCAGCATGGGGGTCGTCTCCGAGGGCCAGGACGTGGCTCTTGTCTGCTCTGTTGACAGAGGATCTCCTCCCATCAGCTTCATGTGGTACCTCACTGAGACAAAGAGTGCTCTCGCCTTCCAGAACTCCAAGGAACAGGCAGCATCCTTCTACATCAACAACGTCAGACGTGAGCACCAAGGGGGATACTACTGTATGAGCACCAACGCAGCCAACGAAACCAAACAAAGCCCCACTGTCATGATTGGAG TGAAGATGGCTGGCTGGAAGAAAGGCCTCATCGCTCTTGTGGTCTTATGCATCCTGTTCATACTGGCAATGATCCTCATTTTGGCCTTTAAGAGACGCCTCCTTATGTTCAAGAGGAAAAGAACTGGCGAGCTGTCAGT GAAGTCGGCCGGCACTAAAGTGGAGCGGCTGAGCCTCACCCAGGCGGAGGTCAATGAGGCTGCCAACG tCACCCCAGGCATGATCGGAAAGAGTGTTTGGAGTGAACATACATCAGGCTCTG AGTCTGACGACCAGAATAGTGTGACCGCTCCGGAAAAGCCGCCAGAACCTCAATACACTGAGGTGCAGACCAGACAGGCAGATCCAAACAGAG CTCTGGTGAAAGTGGGCACAGACACGGTGTACAGCGAAGTGCAGAACTCCAAGCAAG GTGTTCTAGAGCAGGCCGATGGT AGAGACCTCTCATGGACAGACACAGTGCAATAA
- the ppp1r27a gene encoding protein phosphatase 1 regulatory subunit 27 — protein MKYNYHVPVSTYTRTSQYTPTYHTPSYYTPSHYTPSTPNYTSSYTSTTKYSTTQYSTTHYAPSHYTSTYKSASTYVPSSSKGSRYSSSRSTKAQEDPAPVIPVAPVAPAKRTVHFPNDIIFQDIVRRGDLEQIGRFMRARKVRVDTIFHSGMAALHEAVLTGNMEVVKLLVKYGADVHQRDEDGWTPLHMACSDGYPEIARYLLAMGASTEAENENGEKPADLIDPDCKDLLKLFEVGCV, from the exons ATGAAGTACAACTACCATGTGCCAGTGTCGACGTACACACGCACCTCACAGTACACGCCGACATACCACACACCCTCCTACTACACCCCCTCACATTACACGCCATCTACACCGAACTACACATCCTCATACACCTCCACGACAAAGTACAGCACGACACAGTACAGCACGACACACTACGCCCCGTCACACTACACGTCCACTTACAAGTCTGCATCGACGTACGTCCCCTCATCCAGCAAAGGGTCACGGTACAGTTCAAGCCGGAGCACAAAAGCGCAGGAGGACCCTGCACCTGTCATACCTGTCGCACCTGTTGCACCTGCAAAGAGAACTGTGCACTTCCCCAATGACATCATCTTCCAGGATATTGTGAGACGAGGAGATTTGGAGCAGATCGGTCGGTTCATGAGAGCGAGGAAGGTTCGTGTGGATACGATCTTCCACTCAG GTATGGCAGCGCTACATGAAGCCGTGCTAACAGGAAACATGGAGGTGGTGAAGCTGCTGGTGAAATACGGCGCTGATGTTCATCAGAGAGACGAAGATGGCTGGACGCCGCTTCACATGGCCTGCAGCGACGGCTACCCGGAAATTGCCAG GTATCTGCTGGCGATGGGAGCGAGCACAGAGGCAGAGAACGAAAACGGTGAGAAGCCTGCAGACCTCATCGACCCAGACTGCAAAGACCTGCTCAAACTGTTCGAGGTGGGCTGTGTGTGA
- the pecam1a gene encoding platelet endothelial cell adhesion molecule isoform X1 — translation MDSRPPNLPLLLLTCLLHFWQCGRGQSSYIIDDVGLTVLPSNTVESGTPVTLHCQVKVSHDNIPNLEHTFQLTQDDSPIHSVTTTKDSVVYELNPARAADSGSYECRVTVKDKSKTSRSQKLDVTGLQTPILYLNKTAPYQGEEFTATCSAPEEKGSLIFRFYQRSRDGALNRIKQPAPSGNTSETTLVLREIGDSFLYCDYEVNLVSGARSSNRSNEIQVIVKGLYISPIMNVLPSREVFEGDVIEVVCKVVSPLRSIEVFLTKDRRVLKQAPVSLNHRFIAEEGDSGKLVCKAEWGNVQKESSLTITVKELYSKPQLTVMPTDIFEGDHFKLTCSVSIHVPEKISNKNMKFSIYKDGVKLTSGDTYSTVAKPIKNGKYTCKAQAATLTHSFVKESQTLVVKAKVPVSKPMLSVVGGTLVLGKHFQLLCQSDNGTLPITYTLHGPNKPYDPMVVRQPGQQAIFNSSPIKKISDLKSFKCHAQNSPNRPPMNETGVQLLHLKIIEPVSVPKLTVLPSMGVVSEGQDVALVCSVDRGSPPISFMWYLTETKSALAFQNSKEQAASFYINNVRREHQGGYYCMSTNAANETKQSPTVMIGVKMAGWKKGLIALVVLCILFILAMILILAFKRRLLMFKRKRTGELSVKSAGTKVERLSLTQAEVNEAANVTPGMIGKSVWSEHTSGSESDDQNSVTAPEKPPEPQYTEVQTRQADPNRALVKVGTDTVYSEVQNSKQGVLEQADGQGSLEYAQLNHDTDPHSDHGDHGNHSDHIVQDDHLDEIDDSVHIETADHGE, via the exons CATATATTATAGACGACGTTGGCCTCACAGTCCTGCCCAGCAACACAGTTGAGAGCGGGACGCCGGTGACCCTGCACTGTCAGGTCAAAGTCAGCCACGACAACATCCCTAACCTGGAGCACACTTTCCAGCTCACACAGGATGACAGTCCCATCCACTCCGTAACCACCACAAAAGACTCAGTCGTATATGAGCTCAACCCAGCCAGGGCAGCGGACTCTGGAAGTTATGAGTGTCGGGTCACTGTCAAGGACAAGAGCAAAACCAGCCGCAGCCAAAAACTCGACGTCACAG GCCTGCAGACCCCTATTCTGTATTTGAATAAGACTGCACCCTATCAGGGTGAAGAGTTCACAGCCACCTGCAGTGCTCCGGAGGAGAAAGGATCCCTCATCTTCCGGTTTTACCAGAGATCTAGGGACGGAGcccttaacaggataaagcAGCCAGCGCCTAGTGGGAACACATCTGAGACCACACTGGTCCTGAGAGAGATTGGAGACAGCTTCCTGTACTGTGACTATGAGGTCAATTTGGTTTCTGGGGCCAGGAGCTCCAACCGCAGCAATGAGATTCAAGTGATAGTTAAAG GACTTTACATTTCCCCGATCATGAATGTGCTGCCCTCCAGAGAAGTCTTTGAGGGTGATGTAATAGAAGTGGTCTGCAAAGTGGTGAGTCCACTGAGGAGCATTGAAGTATTCCTGACAAAGGACAGGAGGGTCCTCAAGCAAGCACCGGTCAGCCTCAATCATCGATTCATCGCAGAAGAAGGCGACTCTGGGAAACTCGTGTGCAAAGCAGAGTGGGGCAACGTGCAGAAAGAATCCAGTCTAACTATCACAGTTAAAG AGCTGTATTCAAAGCCACAACTGACTGTGATGCCCACAGACATCTTTGAGGGAGACCACTTCAAACTCACCTGCTCAGTCTCCATTCATGTTCCTGAGAAGAtcagcaataaaaacatgaagttCTCCATCTACAAAGATGGAGTCAAACTCACCAGTGGAGACACATACAGCACTGTGGCAAAACCTATAAAAAATGGCAAATACACCTGTAAAGCCCAGGCTGCTACTCTTACGCACAGCTTTGTAAAAGAAAGCCAAACCCTTGTTGTGAAAGCAAAAG TTCCTGTTTCAAAACCCATGCTGAGTGTGGTGGGGGGTACGCTGGTGTTGGGAAAGCACTTCCAGCTGCTCTGTCAAAGCGACAATGGCACTCTGCCCATCACATACACCCTGCATGGCCCTAACAAGCCGTATGATCCCATGGTGGTGAGACAGCCGGGGCAACAAGCCATCTTTAACTCCTCACCCATTAAAAAGATTTCTGACTTAAAAAGCTTTAAGTGCCATGCGCAAAACAGTCCAAACAGGCCTCCCATGAATGAAACAGGGGTGCAGCTGCTGCATTTAAAGATCATAG AGCCTGTGTCAGTACCAAAGTTGACCGTGCTCCCCAGCATGGGGGTCGTCTCCGAGGGCCAGGACGTGGCTCTTGTCTGCTCTGTTGACAGAGGATCTCCTCCCATCAGCTTCATGTGGTACCTCACTGAGACAAAGAGTGCTCTCGCCTTCCAGAACTCCAAGGAACAGGCAGCATCCTTCTACATCAACAACGTCAGACGTGAGCACCAAGGGGGATACTACTGTATGAGCACCAACGCAGCCAACGAAACCAAACAAAGCCCCACTGTCATGATTGGAG TGAAGATGGCTGGCTGGAAGAAAGGCCTCATCGCTCTTGTGGTCTTATGCATCCTGTTCATACTGGCAATGATCCTCATTTTGGCCTTTAAGAGACGCCTCCTTATGTTCAAGAGGAAAAGAACTGGCGAGCTGTCAGT GAAGTCGGCCGGCACTAAAGTGGAGCGGCTGAGCCTCACCCAGGCGGAGGTCAATGAGGCTGCCAACG tCACCCCAGGCATGATCGGAAAGAGTGTTTGGAGTGAACATACATCAGGCTCTG AGTCTGACGACCAGAATAGTGTGACCGCTCCGGAAAAGCCGCCAGAACCTCAATACACTGAGGTGCAGACCAGACAGGCAGATCCAAACAGAG CTCTGGTGAAAGTGGGCACAGACACGGTGTACAGCGAAGTGCAGAACTCCAAGCAAG GTGTTCTAGAGCAGGCCGATGGT CAGGGGTCATTGGAGTATGCACAGCTGAATCATGACACTGATCCCCACAGTGACCACGGTGACCACGGTAACCATAGTGACCACATTGTCCAGGATGACCACTTAGATGAGATTGACGACAGCGTTCACATCGAAACCGCCGACCATGGGGAATGA